A region of the Pseudomonas sp. TH06 genome:
AACATGTATTCGCGCCCCGCCACGTAGGTCTGGTTGACCTCAGGGCTGACGGTGTTGACGCCGAGGGAGTAAAACGGATGCCCTTCGGGTGTCACCAGATACCAGCGACCTTCACGTTTTTCCGTGCGGAAGAAACCACTGGCCTTGAACGCCGGGCCTTGGCTCCAGCCGCCGAACTTGTCCAGCGAGGACTTCTCGCGCTCGGCCAGCCAGGTTTTCAGCTGTTGCTGTTCCTTGGCGGCGGCCGATTTGAGTTGTTCGTCAGTGGCGATTTTTTCCGGCCATTTGCTGCGGGTCGACTGACCATAAGCGTCGACCAGATTGCCATACACCGCTTGCGTGACCGCCTCGCCGTCCTGCACACCAAAGCGTTCGAGCAGCAGGCTCTGGGCAACTTTCGGCTGATCCATCGACAGACTCACCGATACGATTTGGCTGCGATCAATCTCACCGCTGCTGCTGGCCAGCAGAATGCGCTGACCATCGACGGTCATCGGCATCGGCGGCCCGGCCTTCATGCCCTGGCTCAGTGGCGTGGTCGCCACCAACGGCACCAGCAAGGTTTGCGCCGGGCCGGCCGGCAGGTCGACGCGACTGGTCAGCGTCTGGCCATTGTTGCTCTGGATCTGCACATAGACCGTCACGGCCCAGTTCATCGCACTCTGCAGGCGCAGGCTCATCATGCCGGACTGCGACCAGTCCCAAGCGCCGGTCTGCGGAGTCAGGCGCAACGTCGGGCGAGCCACCGGGTTGAACGTCACCCGACGCAGCACTTCACCCTCAGGGGTTTGTTCGGCGTTGGCTTGCGGCAGGTCGGCGTTTTCCGTGCTGATTTTCACCACGTCGGCGGGACGGACAAAGTTGAACAGCGTCTGCTGGCCAGCAGGCGCCGCCAGCAACGGGGCGGCGAAGATCAAGGCAAACACGGCAGGCAACGAACGGCGGATCATAAGAACGGAGTTCTCCCTAACGACCAAAAGGCCAATGGAAAAGCGTTGGCAGAGAGATAGACAGCGCGGCGGGCAAAACTGCCCACCGATGTCTCAGGATATTTCACGACGGAATGGAGGCAACGCATTGAGGATCGCCTTGCCGTAGCGCTGGGTCACCAGACGCCGGTCGAGCAAGGTGATGGTGCCGCGGTCTTCTTCGGTACGCAGCAGACGCCCGCAGGCCTGAACCAGTTTCAGCGAGGCATCGGGCACCGAGATTTCCATGAACGGATTGCCGCCACGGGCTTCGATCCACTCCGACAGTGCGGCCTCGACCGGATCGTCCGGCACCGAGAACGGGATCTTGGCGATTACCACGTGTTCGCAATACGCGCCCGGCAAGTCGACGCCTTCGGCAAAACTGGCGAGACCGAACAGCACGCTGGAATCACCACCATCGACCCGCGCCTTGTGCTTGTTCAAGGTTTCCTGTTTCGACAGGTTGCCTTGAATGAACACTTGCTTGCGCCAGTCGCGGTCGAGACCGTCGAACACGTCCTGCATCTGTTTACGCGAAGAGAACAGCACCAGCGTGCCTCGCGAACCTTCGACCAAATCTGGCAACTCACGGATGATCGCCGCAGTGTGTGCAGCGGCGTCACGCGGATCGGCCTTCAGGTCCGGCACCCGCAGCACGCCGGCGTCAGCGTGATGGAACGGGCTCGGCACCACGGCAGTGACAGCTTTTTTCGGCAGGCCGGCACGCATGCGGAAGCGGTCGAACGTGCCCAGTGCAGTCAGCGTTGCCGACGTTACCAGGCAGCCGTACGCGACGTTCCACAGGCTGCGGCGCAAGGTTTCGGCGGCGAGGATCGGGCTGGCGTTGACCTCGATATCGAACAGCGAACCGCTTTCAGCCAGGGTCAGCCAGCGCGCCATCGGCGGGCTGTCTTCCGGGTCTTCGGCGGTGAACGCGGTCCACAACTCCCAGTTGCCGGAGGCGCGGGACAACAGGCTGCCGAACAGAGGGTACCACTCTTCCGCCTGATTGCTGGCGATGCCGATGTTGACCTCGCCGTCCATGCCTTCCTTGAGCAGGTCGGTCAGACGGGTAAACAGATCATTGAGACGGGAAAAGCCTTTCTTCAGCTCGATGCCCATTTCACGCATGTGTTCGGGAATAACCCCGGCGACGAAACGATGGCGTGGCCGTTCACGACCTTCGACGTCTTCACCGGGTTTGAAATCGGCAATCTGCTCGCAGGCGGTAAACATGAACTGCTGCTGAGTCTTGATCTCTCGCGCCAGTTCCGGCACTTGCTCGATCAACTTGCCCAGATCGCCCGGCAGCGGATGCTGGGCCAGCAGTTTGGTGAGGTTCTTGGCGGTGGTCTCCAGCCAGTCGGCGGTGGAGCGCAGACGCGTGTAATGGGCGAAGTGGCCGATGGCCTTGTCCGGCAGGTGGTGGCCTTCGTCGAACACGTAAATGGTGTCACGCGGGTCGGGCAACACCGCGCCGCCGCCCAGTGCCAGGTCAGCCAGGACCATGTCGTGGTTGGTGACGATCACATCAACCTTGCCCATGCCTTCGCGAGCCTTGTAGAAGGCGCACTGGCCGAAGTTCGGGCAATGACGGTTGGTGCACTGGCTGTGATCAGTGGTCAGGCGCGCCCAGTCGGCGTCTTCCAGCGCATTGGGCCAGCTGTCGCGGTCGCCGTCCCATTTATTGCCGGCAAGCTTTTCGATCATGCTGGTGAATAGCTTCTGACTGGCCTCATCGACCTCGATCTTAAAGCCTTCTTCTTCGAACAGCTGGGCAGTGGCGGTTTGTGCGTGGCCTTCCTGCAGCAGCATGTCGAGTTTGGAGAGGCACATGTAGCGCCCGCGCCCCTTGGCCAGGGCGAAACTGAAGTTCAGCCCGCTGTTGCGCATCAGGTCGGGCAGATCCTTGTAGACGATCTGCTCTTGCAGCGCGACGGTCGCGGTGGCGATCACCAGCCGTTTGCCCGCCAGCTTGGCGGTCGGGATCGCCGCCAGGCTGTAGGCCACGGTTTTGCCGGTACCGGTGCCGGCTTCCACCGCGACAATCGCGGGGTCGCCACTGCGCCGGCCTTCGTCGTCGGTATCGATATCTCCGAGGACTTTGGCGATTTCAGCGATCATCAGGCGCTGGCCGTAACGCGGCTTGAGGCTCTTGGCTTCAAGAAAACGCGAATAGGCGCCCTGGATCGTGGTTTTGAGTTCAGTGCTGATCATGGATTGTCGGGCGCAAAAAACGCTGGATAAATTTTCAGTGGTTTCGGATGGCGGCTATCATACCCCGCTAATTAATCCCGCGCAGAACGGAGTGCCCCAATGACACCTTTTAGCCTCGTTTATCCCCTGCATGTCCTGTCCGCACTGGTGTGGGTCGGCGGTATGTTTTTCGCCTGGATGGTCCTGCGCCCCGCGGCCGTGAAGGCCCTCGATGGCCCTGCCCGACTGACGCTCTGGGTGGAAGTGTTTCAGGGTTTTTTCCGCTGGGTCTGGGTCGCGGTGATCCTGTTGCCGATCAGCGGCGTGGGTATGCTGCATCTGCAGCAGGTCGGTTTCGAAACCGCGCCGAAGTATGTGCAGGTGATGATCGGGTTGTACGTGGTGATGACGGCGCTGTTTATCCGGATTCAGGGGTTGATGCTGCCGGAGTTGCGCAAAGCGGTTGAAGCGAAGGACTGGCCGGCAGGTGCGGCGGTGCTCGGGCGGATTCGCCGGGTAGTGGGGATCAATCTGATTGTCGGACTGGTGCTGGTGGCGATTGCCGCGGCTCGGCCGATGCTCTGAGCCACAGCATTTTTTGAGCTGTAAACACTGTTGTGGCGAGGGGATTTATCCCCGATGGACTGCATGGCAGTCCCGCTTTTCAATTCAAGAGCGGGGCCGCTTCGCGACCCATCGGGGATAAATCCCCTCGCCACAACTGAGTTCTACTGTTCTTTTAGAGGTGTTGCACGGTCACGGCACCTGCCGCTCCCACCGGACCAGGCTGACCATCGGCGCCGGTTTTGCCATTCTTGCCGCCATCGGCGCGATACACCAGGCAGCCTTTGGACTTGCCACCCTTGCCCGCCTTGCCGCCAACGCCCGCCGGGCCACCGGCACCGCCAGCCACATTGACCTTGATCAGCTCGGCCGGAAACTCGCGAGGCACTTCAATACGCACCAGCCCACCCGGCGCACCCGGTTGACCGTCACTGCCGTCACTGCCATCCGCGCCGTGCCCGGCCGAGCCATAAGTGCAGCCCGGATCTTCACCGTTGCCGCCATCCAGACCGACAAAACCCGGCGCCCCTGTGCCGCCACGGGCATCGACCAATAGCTGCGGCGCATTCAATGCCTTGAATTGCAGATTCAGATTGCGCCCTGCCCGGGCGGCTTTTTCATAGGTGCCCGGCGCACCGCGCGCGGTGATCTGGCTGCCTTCGCTGAACTCTGCGCGAGCAACCTTCATGTCCAGCGCCTGTGCACCCGGAACGATGGCGATACGTGCTTCATGACCGAGGCGCAACTCACCGACGCTCAGTTCAGTGACGTTGGCGGGGATCAGCAAGGTGCCGTAATCGGCCACTTCCAGACGCTCAAGCTGCAAAGCGCCAGTGTTACTGGGCAGACGCATCAGCGAGTTGGTTTCGACGCTGACCACCTGAGCACAGGCCAATGGGCTGATAAAAGCAACGAGCAGACACAGTTTACGCATGGGAAGAAGACTCCGGAGCGGCCGGGGCCGGGATGGTTAGCAGATGGAATACGCCGAACAGCAGGATGCGGCCACGGTCACGCCAAGGGTGCGGACGCCCCTTGAGGCTGCGATTGCACAGCAGCACTTCGAGCACATGGACCGTTAACAGCAGACCGCCGGCCAGATTGACCAGCAGATGCAGCGGATGAACAAAGGGTACAAGCTGATTGGCCAGCACCACACAGCAGAACAGCAGGGTCAATAACCGCCCCAGCCCCCAGAACACTTTCATACGCTCCCCCGTGTTGCGAATTATTCTTTGGGCGCACAGTAACGGCTTCTGCGGGGGATAAGCCAGAGGCAAAAATGAAAAAACCTTGGCGAACCGCCAAATGGCTGCCGGATTGACGATGATCGCTCCGGCAGCTCTAGCTCGCGGACTACAGACACATCCTAACGATTGATGTGCAGCTCTACCCGACGGTTTTTGGCGCGCCCCTCGTCGGTCGCGTTATCCGCCACCGGCTCGCTTTCGCCACGCCCTTCACTGGTCAGTTTGTTCGGCGCCAGGCCCTGACTCAGCAGATAAGCCGCCACGCTGCTGGCGCGCCGTTCGGAAAGCGCCTGGTTGTAGGCATCCGATCCTTTGCTGTCGGTATGGCCGATGACCTTGATGCTCACCACGTCGGCATTGCGCAGTTTGTCCATCAGCGTGTCGAGCTGGGCTTTCGCCGCCGGCGTCAGGTCGGACTTGTCGAAATCGAAGAGCACGTTGCCGGCATCGCTAAGGGTGATGACTTCGCTTTGCGGAGCCGGTTCGACAGGTTTTTCTGCCACCGGATACTGCGGCAGTGGACAGCCACGGTGATCGACCGGGGTGTTGGCCGGGGTATCGGGGCAACGGTCGCGGCGGTCGAATACGCCGTCGCCGTCTTCATCGCCGTCCTGGGCATAACAGATCAGTCCGCCGGTAAGTATCCCCAGCGCCGCGCCGCCACCGGCCCAGCCGCCACTTTCGATGGCGCCGAGACCGCCACCGACCAGCCCGCCAATAAGGCTGCAGATCGGCCACGTACGTTGATTGAGGGGTGCAGTGCCATCGCTGTGGGTGGCGCAACCGGTGAGCAAGCTGCCTAGCAGCAGCACCGGCAAGACGGACCTTGAGAAAACAGTCATTGTGAAAGCTCCTGTGTCACCGGCCCATACCGGTTACACAGGAGTAAAGACCCGCATCCGCGACTGCACAAGCCGCGGATGCGAGAGGGCTAGCGGACGATTTTGATTTCGGTACGACGGTTTTGCGCACGACCGTCAGCCGTTTTGTTGTCGGCGACAGGCTGGCTTTCACCCATACCGGACACCGAAACGAAGCTGGCGCGTGGCACACCTTGCTGGATCAGGTATTCCACCACCGAGTGCGCACGACGGTCCGACAGTTTTTTGTTGTAGGCATCGCTGCCCACGCTGTCGGTATGACCGGTCACGGTCAGTTGTGCAGTCGAGGATTCCTGTTTCAGGCGCGTGGCGACTTTGTCGAGCACTTGCTTGTCAGGGCCGGTCAACGTGGCTTTGTCGAACTGGAAGTGCACATCACGAATGACGATGGTTTCTTCCTTGACCACTACCGCTTCTTCGACCACGGCTGCAGGCGCTGGTGGTGGGCAACCGTCAGCGTCGACTTGCACGCCTTTAGGCGTGTGCGGGCACTTGTCGCGACTGTCTGGCACACCATCGCCGTCTTCGTCGCCATCACCGTGCACCCAGCAATAAGCCGCTGCCGTACCACCGACCAGCAATGCGCCGTAGCCGGCCCATGCCGAACTTTCGGTGGCGCCGAGACCGGCGCCGACCACACCACCGACCGCCGCACAGGTCGGCCAGTCGGTTTTCTGCAAACCTGCGCAACCAGTCAACACACTGGTTAGCAGAATCAAAGGTAATGCTGTCCGAACTATGCTCATCTGGTTTTCTCCTGAGGGATCGGCTTAGAACCGATTCAGGGAGTAAAGACCGGAGTTTTAATCTCCGCCAGCAATAGGCCACC
Encoded here:
- the dinG gene encoding ATP-dependent DNA helicase DinG, with product MISTELKTTIQGAYSRFLEAKSLKPRYGQRLMIAEIAKVLGDIDTDDEGRRSGDPAIVAVEAGTGTGKTVAYSLAAIPTAKLAGKRLVIATATVALQEQIVYKDLPDLMRNSGLNFSFALAKGRGRYMCLSKLDMLLQEGHAQTATAQLFEEEGFKIEVDEASQKLFTSMIEKLAGNKWDGDRDSWPNALEDADWARLTTDHSQCTNRHCPNFGQCAFYKAREGMGKVDVIVTNHDMVLADLALGGGAVLPDPRDTIYVFDEGHHLPDKAIGHFAHYTRLRSTADWLETTAKNLTKLLAQHPLPGDLGKLIEQVPELAREIKTQQQFMFTACEQIADFKPGEDVEGRERPRHRFVAGVIPEHMREMGIELKKGFSRLNDLFTRLTDLLKEGMDGEVNIGIASNQAEEWYPLFGSLLSRASGNWELWTAFTAEDPEDSPPMARWLTLAESGSLFDIEVNASPILAAETLRRSLWNVAYGCLVTSATLTALGTFDRFRMRAGLPKKAVTAVVPSPFHHADAGVLRVPDLKADPRDAAAHTAAIIRELPDLVEGSRGTLVLFSSRKQMQDVFDGLDRDWRKQVFIQGNLSKQETLNKHKARVDGGDSSVLFGLASFAEGVDLPGAYCEHVVIAKIPFSVPDDPVEAALSEWIEARGGNPFMEISVPDASLKLVQACGRLLRTEEDRGTITLLDRRLVTQRYGKAILNALPPFRREIS
- a CDS encoding DUF2269 family protein — its product is MTPFSLVYPLHVLSALVWVGGMFFAWMVLRPAAVKALDGPARLTLWVEVFQGFFRWVWVAVILLPISGVGMLHLQQVGFETAPKYVQVMIGLYVVMTALFIRIQGLMLPELRKAVEAKDWPAGAAVLGRIRRVVGINLIVGLVLVAIAAARPML
- a CDS encoding collagen-like protein encodes the protein MRKLCLLVAFISPLACAQVVSVETNSLMRLPSNTGALQLERLEVADYGTLLIPANVTELSVGELRLGHEARIAIVPGAQALDMKVARAEFSEGSQITARGAPGTYEKAARAGRNLNLQFKALNAPQLLVDARGGTGAPGFVGLDGGNGEDPGCTYGSAGHGADGSDGSDGQPGAPGGLVRIEVPREFPAELIKVNVAGGAGGPAGVGGKAGKGGKSKGCLVYRADGGKNGKTGADGQPGPVGAAGAVTVQHL
- a CDS encoding DUF1145 domain-containing protein, coding for MKVFWGLGRLLTLLFCCVVLANQLVPFVHPLHLLVNLAGGLLLTVHVLEVLLCNRSLKGRPHPWRDRGRILLFGVFHLLTIPAPAAPESSSHA
- a CDS encoding OmpA family protein, which translates into the protein MTVFSRSVLPVLLLGSLLTGCATHSDGTAPLNQRTWPICSLIGGLVGGGLGAIESGGWAGGGAALGILTGGLICYAQDGDEDGDGVFDRRDRCPDTPANTPVDHRGCPLPQYPVAEKPVEPAPQSEVITLSDAGNVLFDFDKSDLTPAAKAQLDTLMDKLRNADVVSIKVIGHTDSKGSDAYNQALSERRASSVAAYLLSQGLAPNKLTSEGRGESEPVADNATDEGRAKNRRVELHINR
- a CDS encoding OmpA family protein; this encodes MSIVRTALPLILLTSVLTGCAGLQKTDWPTCAAVGGVVGAGLGATESSAWAGYGALLVGGTAAAYCWVHGDGDEDGDGVPDSRDKCPHTPKGVQVDADGCPPPAPAAVVEEAVVVKEETIVIRDVHFQFDKATLTGPDKQVLDKVATRLKQESSTAQLTVTGHTDSVGSDAYNKKLSDRRAHSVVEYLIQQGVPRASFVSVSGMGESQPVADNKTADGRAQNRRTEIKIVR